The following proteins are co-located in the Billgrantia tianxiuensis genome:
- a CDS encoding glutathione S-transferase family protein, which produces MYRLHIANKNYSSWSLRPWVLMRQLDIPFEERLTPFESDSNWSTFRAFSPSGLVPCLEDGERTVWESLAIVEYLAERHAGVWPADEEARAWARCASSEMHAGFSALRSLCPMNCGVRVKLHHMPDALAGNLARLDELWQQGLSRFGGPFLAGESFTAVDAFFAPVAFRVQSFGLELGAPSMDYVSRLLSLPAMQQWYEEALAEPWREAAHEAEVQQNGIIIEDRRPG; this is translated from the coding sequence ATGTATCGCCTGCATATTGCCAACAAGAACTACTCTTCCTGGTCGCTACGCCCTTGGGTGTTGATGCGCCAATTGGACATCCCCTTTGAGGAGCGCCTGACCCCCTTCGAGTCTGACTCGAACTGGAGCACCTTTCGCGCTTTCTCACCCTCCGGGCTGGTGCCCTGTCTGGAGGATGGCGAACGCACCGTCTGGGAGTCACTGGCGATCGTCGAATACCTGGCCGAGCGCCACGCCGGCGTATGGCCCGCCGACGAGGAGGCACGCGCCTGGGCTCGCTGTGCCAGCAGCGAGATGCACGCCGGATTTTCCGCCCTGCGCAGCCTGTGTCCAATGAACTGCGGCGTCAGGGTGAAGCTGCACCATATGCCGGATGCCTTGGCAGGCAACCTGGCTCGCCTCGATGAACTCTGGCAGCAGGGGCTCTCCCGTTTCGGGGGACCTTTCCTGGCGGGTGAGTCCTTCACTGCGGTGGATGCCTTCTTTGCGCCGGTGGCATTCCGGGTACAGAGTTTCGGGCTGGAACTCGGTGCGCCCTCGATGGATTACGTCTCCCGGCTGCTGTCGCTACCTGCCATGCAGCAGTGGTATGAGGAGGCGCTGGCCGAGCCATGGCGAGAGGCGGCTCACGAGGCCGAAGTCCAGCAGAACGGCATCATCATAGAGGATCGGCGGCCTGGCTGA
- a CDS encoding metallophosphoesterase, with the protein MEGYDLIGDVHGCGATLAALLEKLGYHQRGGVYRHPRRKAIFLGDLIDRGPRIRLAVTIVRRMVEEGEAHMVMGNHEYNALAYCHPAPRQLGREWLREHSPRHNRIIKETLDQYRDHPAEWDETLAWFMEIPLYLDFDAFRVVHACWDQELIDALERECPRGIIDEPFLCQSVESDTLAYRVLDRLTRGVHLPLPPGVEIHSGDGFTRRSFRAHFWAREPHTWGDVIFQPDNLPDDLEARELAANERARLPHYGLDQPPLFIGHYWCEGIPALPTANIACLDYSAVKFGRLVAYRWSGERRLDANHFVWVRVPQEEAARPRPWEIDFD; encoded by the coding sequence ATCGAAGGCTACGACCTGATCGGTGACGTGCATGGCTGCGGCGCCACCCTGGCGGCCCTGCTCGAGAAGCTCGGCTACCATCAGCGCGGTGGCGTCTACCGCCATCCGCGGCGCAAGGCGATCTTTCTCGGCGACCTGATCGATCGTGGCCCGCGCATTCGCCTGGCCGTCACCATCGTGCGGCGCATGGTGGAGGAGGGTGAGGCGCATATGGTCATGGGCAACCATGAATACAATGCGCTGGCCTATTGTCACCCTGCGCCGCGCCAACTGGGACGCGAATGGCTGCGTGAACACTCTCCTCGGCACAACCGCATCATCAAGGAAACTCTCGACCAGTACCGTGATCATCCCGCCGAGTGGGACGAGACGCTGGCCTGGTTCATGGAGATCCCCCTCTACCTCGATTTCGATGCATTCCGAGTGGTGCACGCCTGCTGGGACCAGGAACTGATCGACGCGCTCGAGCGCGAATGCCCGAGGGGTATCATCGATGAGCCCTTCCTGTGTCAATCCGTGGAGTCTGATACGCTGGCCTATCGGGTTCTCGACCGCTTGACCCGTGGGGTACACCTGCCGTTGCCCCCCGGAGTGGAGATTCACTCCGGCGACGGTTTTACTCGGCGCAGTTTCCGCGCGCACTTCTGGGCCCGCGAGCCACACACTTGGGGTGACGTGATCTTCCAGCCCGACAATCTCCCCGACGATCTGGAAGCACGTGAGCTGGCCGCGAACGAACGCGCCCGCCTGCCTCATTACGGGCTCGACCAGCCGCCGCTGTTCATCGGTCACTACTGGTGCGAGGGCATTCCGGCCTTGCCTACGGCCAACATCGCCTGCCTCGACTATAGCGCAGTGAAATTCGGCCGCCTGGTGGCCTATCGCTGGAGCGGCGAGCGGCGGCTGGACGCCAACCATTTCGTCTGGGTGAGGGTGCCGCAGGAGGAAGCTGCAAGGCCACGGCCGTGGGAAATCGACTTTGATTGA
- a CDS encoding YeaC family protein, translating into MSDMTFERMIRQMTPAIYDSLKQAVALRKWPDGRRLTAEQTELCLEAVIRYEHENNVPEELRVGYLQQRTCGSASSGTDVPPELAGLARDASRD; encoded by the coding sequence ATGAGCGATATGACCTTCGAGCGCATGATCCGGCAGATGACGCCGGCCATCTACGACAGCCTCAAGCAGGCGGTGGCGCTGCGCAAGTGGCCTGATGGGCGCAGGCTGACTGCGGAGCAGACCGAGCTCTGCCTCGAGGCGGTGATTCGCTACGAGCACGAGAACAACGTGCCCGAGGAGCTGCGGGTCGGGTATCTGCAGCAGCGCACCTGCGGCAGTGCCAGCAGCGGCACCGATGTGCCGCCCGAACTCGCGGGGCTGGCTCGGGATGCCAGCCGTGATTGA
- a CDS encoding zinc-dependent alcohol dehydrogenase family protein produces the protein MSQMRAMRLHGPGQPLQLEWVSRPEPEAGQVQYRVLACGVCRTDLHVVDGELPSPRLPLVPGHEIVGEITAVGQGVNHLAPGMRIGVPWLGWTCGECEACLAGRENLCTQARFTGYTLDGGYAEYGVADARYCFPLMAEDAQAAAPLLCAGLIGYRTWRLAGGEENRHLGIYGFGAAAHILVQLAVARGQRVYAFTRPGDDAAQAFALRLGAVWAGDADQTPPEPLDAALLFAPVGELVPLALAQVRPGGAVVSGGIHMSDIPAFPYRLLWQERSVKSVANLTRQDGEEFLALAPTVPIRTETHAYPLAQANQALADLREGRLTGAAVLIP, from the coding sequence ATGAGCCAGATGCGCGCCATGCGGTTGCATGGCCCGGGCCAGCCGCTGCAGCTGGAGTGGGTATCCCGGCCTGAGCCCGAGGCGGGCCAGGTGCAGTATCGTGTGCTGGCCTGCGGCGTGTGCCGCACCGACCTGCACGTCGTGGATGGCGAGCTCCCTTCGCCGCGTCTGCCGCTGGTGCCTGGTCACGAGATCGTCGGCGAGATCACGGCGGTGGGGCAAGGCGTCAACCACCTGGCGCCCGGCATGCGCATCGGCGTGCCCTGGCTGGGCTGGACCTGCGGCGAATGCGAGGCCTGTCTGGCCGGCCGCGAAAATCTCTGCACTCAAGCTCGATTTACCGGTTATACCCTTGATGGCGGCTATGCCGAATACGGCGTGGCCGATGCCCGCTACTGCTTTCCGCTGATGGCGGAGGACGCCCAGGCCGCCGCGCCGCTGCTTTGCGCGGGGCTGATCGGCTATCGCACTTGGCGCCTGGCAGGCGGTGAAGAAAATCGCCACCTAGGAATCTATGGCTTCGGCGCCGCGGCGCATATCCTCGTACAGCTCGCCGTGGCACGTGGGCAGCGGGTCTATGCCTTCACCCGTCCGGGCGACGACGCGGCTCAGGCCTTCGCGCTGCGGCTCGGTGCGGTGTGGGCCGGCGATGCCGACCAGACGCCGCCGGAGCCCCTTGATGCCGCGCTGCTGTTCGCGCCGGTGGGCGAGCTGGTACCGCTGGCCCTGGCTCAGGTGCGCCCTGGTGGGGCGGTCGTTTCCGGGGGGATTCACATGTCCGATATTCCCGCCTTTCCCTATCGCCTGTTGTGGCAGGAGCGCAGCGTCAAGTCGGTGGCCAATCTCACCCGCCAGGATGGCGAGGAGTTCCTGGCGCTGGCGCCCACGGTTCCGATACGCACCGAGACGCATGCCTACCCCCTGGCGCAGGCCAACCAGGCCCTGGCCGACCTGCGCGAAGGAAGGCTGACGGGGGCTGCGGTGCTGATCCCTTGA
- a CDS encoding PA0069 family radical SAM protein, whose protein sequence is MPQFDQQQPRKGRGATYNPDNRFAPTHSETEDDGWWQEEMPTRLATVVSNEQARSALSWNDSPDIGFDRSLNPYRGCEHGCIYCYARPSHAYWDLSPGIDFETRLIARSGLVERLHEEFCKLSYVCRPIALSGNTDCYQPLEAERGSTRKILAFLLECRHPVSIITKSALILRDLDLLAELARLRLVRVAISLTSLDTELKRSLEPRAASPAARLRTVERLKDAGIPVGVMVAPIIPGLTDHELERLLEAARDAGAESAGWTLLRLPREVAPLFDEWLQAHYPQRAGKVMSLMRQCRGGADYDSRFGKRMRGEGIFAQLIAQRFEKACRRLGLNDPEKRDSRQLDTTAFRPPRAQGDLFE, encoded by the coding sequence ATGCCGCAGTTCGACCAGCAGCAGCCGCGCAAGGGACGCGGCGCCACCTATAACCCCGACAACCGCTTCGCGCCCACGCACAGTGAAACGGAGGACGACGGCTGGTGGCAGGAGGAGATGCCGACGCGCCTGGCCACCGTGGTCAGCAACGAACAGGCCCGCAGCGCGCTTTCCTGGAACGATTCGCCGGATATTGGCTTCGATCGCTCGCTGAACCCGTACCGAGGCTGCGAGCATGGCTGCATCTACTGCTACGCGCGACCCAGTCACGCTTACTGGGATCTTTCCCCCGGGATCGACTTCGAAACCCGGCTGATCGCTCGCAGCGGCCTGGTGGAGCGGCTACATGAGGAGTTCTGCAAGCTCAGCTACGTGTGCCGGCCCATCGCCCTGTCCGGCAATACCGACTGCTACCAGCCGCTGGAAGCGGAGCGTGGTTCCACCCGCAAGATACTGGCCTTCCTGCTCGAATGCCGCCATCCGGTCTCGATCATCACCAAAAGCGCCCTGATCCTGCGCGACCTGGACCTGCTGGCCGAGCTGGCGCGCCTGCGTCTGGTCAGAGTAGCGATAAGCCTCACCAGCCTGGATACCGAGCTCAAGCGTAGCCTGGAGCCGCGCGCCGCCTCTCCTGCGGCCCGCCTACGTACCGTCGAGCGCTTGAAGGACGCCGGCATCCCGGTAGGTGTCATGGTCGCACCGATCATTCCGGGCTTGACCGACCACGAGCTGGAGCGCCTGCTCGAGGCGGCGCGCGATGCCGGGGCGGAGTCTGCCGGATGGACGCTGCTGCGCCTGCCGCGGGAAGTGGCGCCGCTATTCGATGAATGGTTGCAGGCGCATTATCCGCAGCGTGCCGGCAAGGTGATGAGCCTGATGCGACAATGCCGGGGAGGCGCCGATTACGACAGCCGCTTCGGCAAGCGCATGCGCGGCGAGGGCATCTTCGCTCAGCTCATCGCCCAGCGCTTCGAAAAGGCTTGTCGCCGCCTGGGGCTCAACGACCCCGAGAAGCGCGACTCGCGCCAGTTGGACACCACGGCCTTCAGGCCGCCCCGAGCCCAGGGCGACCTGTTCGAATGA
- a CDS encoding heavy metal translocating P-type ATPase codes for MMPTPDSPSTRRAEALYSVQGLWCTSCALAVEAQLKRLPGIGAASVHYPSATLLVEGEPEALDEPRLAAAVRRLGYRLGPPEAVADAEARLDAESRYLTLRLLMAVAFGMWTMLASLLIYVGAMPSPRLELVMAWVSGAFALPVVSYVAFPFYRAGWRTIRARRPGMDALVSLGALTAVGVSLWLLMLGSPEVYFDTAVMLVTLLLVGRLVETLCRHRGLRALQALHRPPAQVQRWVADAWQSRALEAVAVGDRLCVEPGETLPLDGVLRDGEALLDLSPLTGESAPRRCLPGDAVAAGCRNLGAALVFEVTAPAGECRLDRLREQMWWQQARKGELQRLADRFAGWLSPLAVVLALLTLVATWLAGVPTEEAWVRALSVLVVACPCAVGLAIPLAGLAGSGQALERGVVIRDPGPSRRWRESAAPPSTRPAPSPPESRRCRPCTRRPT; via the coding sequence ATGATGCCAACTCCCGATTCCCCGTCCACCCGCCGCGCCGAAGCCCTGTATTCGGTGCAGGGGTTGTGGTGCACCAGCTGTGCGCTGGCCGTCGAGGCCCAATTGAAGCGGCTGCCCGGGATTGGCGCCGCCAGCGTGCACTACCCCAGTGCTACCCTGCTGGTGGAAGGTGAGCCGGAGGCCCTCGACGAGCCCCGGCTGGCGGCTGCCGTACGCCGTCTCGGCTACCGCCTCGGTCCGCCCGAGGCGGTAGCCGATGCCGAAGCGCGGCTCGACGCCGAGAGCCGCTATCTCACCCTGCGGCTGCTGATGGCCGTGGCCTTCGGCATGTGGACCATGCTCGCCTCGCTGCTGATCTATGTCGGCGCCATGCCAAGCCCGCGACTGGAACTGGTCATGGCCTGGGTGTCCGGCGCCTTTGCGTTGCCGGTGGTCAGCTACGTGGCCTTTCCGTTCTACCGTGCCGGGTGGCGTACGATCAGGGCTCGCAGGCCTGGCATGGATGCGTTGGTGTCGCTGGGGGCGCTGACGGCGGTAGGTGTCTCGCTGTGGCTGCTGATGCTGGGCTCGCCGGAGGTCTATTTCGATACCGCCGTGATGTTGGTCACTCTGCTACTGGTCGGCCGGCTGGTGGAAACGCTATGTCGCCACCGCGGGCTGCGTGCGCTCCAGGCACTGCATCGGCCGCCGGCGCAGGTGCAGCGCTGGGTGGCGGATGCCTGGCAGTCCCGTGCGCTGGAAGCGGTGGCGGTGGGGGATCGGCTGTGCGTCGAGCCCGGCGAGACCCTGCCGCTGGATGGCGTCCTCCGCGATGGCGAAGCGCTGCTCGACCTCTCACCGCTGACCGGCGAAAGCGCGCCGCGGCGCTGCCTGCCGGGCGATGCCGTGGCGGCCGGCTGCCGTAACCTCGGCGCGGCGCTGGTATTCGAGGTCACCGCGCCCGCCGGCGAGTGTCGTCTGGACCGGCTGCGCGAGCAGATGTGGTGGCAGCAGGCGCGCAAGGGCGAGCTGCAACGGCTGGCGGATCGCTTCGCCGGCTGGCTCAGCCCCCTGGCGGTGGTGCTGGCATTGCTTACCCTGGTGGCGACCTGGCTGGCCGGCGTGCCGACCGAGGAGGCCTGGGTGAGGGCGCTGTCGGTGCTGGTGGTGGCCTGCCCCTGTGCCGTGGGCCTGGCGATTCCCCTGGCCGGTCTGGCGGGTAGCGGCCAGGCCCTGGAGCGCGGCGTAGTGATTCGCGACCCGGGGCCTTCGAGACGCTGGCGCGAATCCGCAGCGCCGCCTTCGACAAGACCGGCACCCTCACCGCCGGAGAGCCGCAGGTGCAGGCCATGCACTCGGCGGCCAACCTGA
- a CDS encoding rhomboid family intramembrane serine protease: MYRIMLFPHDTDTRELRRALWAHRIGHRFTEEAEGQVLWLADLDQHDALMHLLTRWQRGERIMPERRRRSTSGASLSVALRQVPVTTAALGISLLVFALMAVLGDIVVAMLTIVPVAVVGGSLAFGNLADVLTSGQVWRLLSPAFLHFGWMHLIFNMMWLWYFGRQVETLQGSGRMLTILLVAGVGANLAQYATGTVLFGGMSGVDFALLGYVWLMSRRAPHSGFFVPQMLVVFMLGWMVFTMTDMAGAVGFGNVANEAHLGGLVVGLLLGWYYSGRARRLH, from the coding sequence ATGTATCGCATCATGCTGTTTCCACACGACACGGATACCCGCGAGCTGCGCCGTGCGCTGTGGGCTCACCGGATCGGGCACCGCTTCACCGAGGAAGCGGAGGGGCAGGTCCTATGGCTCGCCGATCTTGACCAGCACGATGCGCTGATGCACTTGCTCACTCGCTGGCAGCGTGGTGAGCGCATCATGCCGGAACGGCGCCGCCGCTCGACGAGCGGGGCCTCTCTCTCCGTTGCCTTGCGGCAAGTGCCGGTCACCACCGCGGCGTTGGGCATTTCGCTGCTGGTATTCGCCCTGATGGCCGTGCTCGGCGACATCGTGGTGGCCATGTTGACCATCGTGCCGGTCGCCGTCGTTGGCGGCAGCCTGGCCTTCGGCAACTTGGCCGACGTGTTGACCTCGGGGCAGGTATGGCGCCTGCTGTCGCCGGCCTTTCTCCACTTCGGCTGGATGCACCTGATCTTCAACATGATGTGGCTATGGTACTTCGGCCGCCAGGTCGAGACGCTGCAGGGCAGTGGACGCATGTTGACGATCCTGCTGGTGGCAGGCGTTGGCGCCAACCTGGCCCAGTACGCCACCGGCACCGTGCTGTTTGGTGGCATGTCGGGTGTCGATTTCGCCCTGCTCGGCTACGTCTGGCTGATGTCGCGCCGGGCGCCGCACAGCGGCTTCTTCGTGCCACAAATGCTGGTGGTCTTCATGCTCGGCTGGATGGTGTTCACCATGACCGACATGGCCGGCGCGGTCGGCTTCGGCAACGTAGCCAACGAGGCGCACCTGGGGGGACTGGTCGTGGGGCTTCTGTTGGGGTGGTATTATTCGGGCCGAGCCAGGCGTCTTCATTGA
- a CDS encoding DUF2797 domain-containing protein, whose amino-acid sequence MPAVIEGGRIEAAPVVQGCLSKMAIAPGEPGGPVRYTLRAGEHRLDLNARLGQPLELNWTGAIACTHCGRATKKSFAQGYCYPCFKKLAQCDTCIVKPETCHFDAGTCREPEWAERHCFQPHVIYLANSSGLKVGITRGTQVPTRWLDQGAIQALPILTVETRQQSGLVEVLFKEEVADRTNWRAMLKGEVEALDLLAERDRLLARLDGGLGRLRERFGVDTIRALDEAPVTFDYPVLEFPRKIVSHNFDKQARVSGTLLGLKGQYLILDTGVINLRKFTGYEVAVS is encoded by the coding sequence ATGCCAGCCGTGATTGAAGGTGGACGGATAGAAGCGGCTCCGGTCGTGCAGGGCTGCCTGAGCAAGATGGCCATCGCACCCGGGGAGCCGGGCGGGCCCGTCAGGTATACGCTGCGTGCCGGCGAGCATCGCCTGGACCTCAATGCGCGCCTGGGCCAGCCGCTCGAGCTGAACTGGACGGGCGCCATCGCCTGCACCCACTGTGGCCGGGCGACGAAGAAAAGCTTCGCCCAGGGCTACTGCTACCCCTGCTTCAAGAAGCTGGCCCAGTGCGATACCTGTATCGTCAAGCCCGAGACCTGTCACTTCGATGCCGGCACCTGCCGCGAGCCCGAGTGGGCCGAGCGCCACTGCTTCCAGCCGCATGTGATCTATCTGGCTAACTCCTCGGGGCTCAAGGTAGGCATCACCCGGGGCACCCAGGTGCCGACGCGTTGGCTCGACCAGGGGGCGATCCAGGCGTTGCCCATCCTGACGGTGGAGACGCGCCAGCAGTCCGGCCTGGTCGAAGTGCTGTTCAAGGAAGAGGTGGCCGACCGCACCAACTGGCGCGCCATGCTCAAGGGCGAGGTGGAGGCGCTTGATCTCCTGGCCGAGCGTGATCGCCTCCTGGCCCGTCTCGACGGCGGGCTCGGACGGCTGCGTGAACGTTTCGGTGTCGATACCATCCGAGCGCTCGACGAGGCGCCGGTCACTTTCGACTATCCGGTGCTGGAATTCCCGCGCAAGATCGTTTCGCACAACTTCGACAAGCAGGCGCGGGTGAGCGGTACGCTGCTGGGCCTCAAGGGGCAGTACCTGATCCTCGACACGGGTGTGATCAACCTGCGCAAGTTCACCGGCTATGAAGTGGCGGTGAGCTGA